From a region of the Labrus mixtus chromosome 5, fLabMix1.1, whole genome shotgun sequence genome:
- the ulk1a gene encoding serine/threonine-protein kinase ULK1a, which translates to MESVGKFEFNRKDLIGHGAFAVVFKGRHKEKRDWEVAVKCINKRNLAKSQCLLGKEIKILKELKHENIVRLLDYQEIGGCVYLVMEYCNGGDLAEYLHSKGTLSEDTIRVFLQQIAQAMKVLQGKGILHRDLKPQNILLCQPEGRRSSPTNTCIKLADFGFARHLQIDTMAATLCGSPMYMAPEVIMSQTYDAKADLWSIGTIVYQCLTGKAPFHASTPQELRFFYESNMTLLPSIPKETSRKLRHLLLGLLQRNHKERISFDEFFHHPFLETSSTTKKCSPAPMLSYPSSGSVSSSSNSSTSHLASPQHSDGEMHRLQPKAQYFPPQDSPVLMIKEIANQHSRNTSSSTEDYVMVPAQFPNEDTCDVEVGSPIESCLIYSGSSQLVERSPGFAGKTPPASPQLHSPPKPSKPVKLVGPNCSPSLPIPVPTQIQNYQRMEQNLHPAGLHGSTRATLCCGGNSGENSPQYGGCRSAGLGSVVDSPRLAIGGARPHPSSPLVGMTPKTSEQTLPFSTRTGLLTGSPDMQDTSSPKVKSRMPNRTRTVPDLKSLDPSPVSQTNFSRKSANKKGPFKRSLSTGRLSDMLLKAAFGAHLIEEGSVESLNCDRSMDIPAPPTGYHRGLQFTDSPPPTIFIMGSSPSKGNTPPDAVVSRMFSGSPSYMNSAWLLNSRLLQGGSRRNSETESMDATPHSSLVFHPPELPEDTLMEQAHTDVLSELRFILAFVHCVMELASSKDLSLETISSPDVSFLEQSLVTDQISLLSKEWSYAEELVLYMKAEEFLSSALHTAKDNIKQGRLVPSATVKQVIRKLNELYKNCVTYCRSLNHRLQTFLLDKQKLMERFNGLTAEKLIYSHTMHMVQSAALDEMFHYGTASVQRYHKALLLMEGLSRIITEQKDIDSVDKCKQCIERRLSALQS; encoded by the exons aTGGAGTCTGTTGGGAAGTTTGAGTTCAACAGGAAAGACCTGATTGGTCACGGTGCATTTGCAGTTGTGTTCAAAGGAAGACATAAAGAG aAACGTGACTGGGAAGTTGCTGTGAAGTGCATCAACAAGAGAAACTTGGCCAAGTCACAGTGTTTGCTGggtaaagaaatcaaaatattaaag GaactaaaacatgaaaacatcgtCAGACTACTTGACTATCAG GAAATTGGGGGATGTGTGTATCTTGTCATGGAG TACTGCAATGGAGGTGACCTAGCAGAGTATCTTCACT CTAAGGGCACTCTAAGCGAGGACACCATCCGAGTCTTCCTACAGCAGATTGCTCAGGCCATGAAGGTCCTGCAGGGCAAAGGCATCCTCCACCGAGACCTCAAACCCCAGAATATCCTGCTCTGCCAACCAGAGGGGCGCAGGTCCAGTCCCACAAATACCTGCATCAAATTAG CTGATTTTGGTTTTGCACGTCATCTCCAGATAGACACTATGGCAGCCACGCTGTGCGGCTCTCCCATGTACATG GCTCCTGAGGTCATAATGTCCCAGACCTACGATGCCAAGGCAGATTTGTGGAGCATCGGTACTATTGTGTACCAGTGTCTGACTGGGAAGGCTCCATTTCAT gcCAGCACACCGCAGGAGCTTCGCTTTTTTTATGAAAGCAACATGACCCTCTTACCCAG CATCCCAAAGGAGACTTCTCGTAAACTCAGACACCTTCTGTTGGGGTTGCTGCAGAGAAACCACAAAGAACGGATCAGCTTCG ATGAGTTCTTCCACCATCCTTTCTTGGAGACAAGCTCAACCACAAAGAAAT GCTCTCCTGCTCCCATGCTCTCCTACCCCAGTTCAGGCTCAGTCAGCTCCTCCAGCAACTCCTCCACATCACATCTGGCCTCCCCTCAA CATTCCGATGGAGAGATGCACCGACTGCAGCCCAAAGCGCAGTATTTCCCTCCACAGGACTCCCCTGTCCTCATGATAAAAGAAATAGCCAATCAGCACAGCAGGAACACCTCTTCTTCCACAGAGGACTATGTCATGGTGCCTGCACAGTTTCCAA ATGAGGACACATGTGATGTTGAAGTCGGGTCACCTATTGAGAGTTGCCTGATTTACAGTGG GAGCTCACAACTGGTTGAAAGAAGCCCTGGATTTGCAGGAAAGACACCACCAGCCTCTCCCCAGCTACACTCTCCCCCGAAACCGAG CAAACCTGTTAAATTAGTCGGCCCAAACTGCAGCCCTTCATTGCCCATTCCTGTCCCGACTCAGATCCAAAACTACCAGCGTATGGAGCAGAACTTGCACCCTGCCGGCCTGCACGGCTCCACCAG GGCTACACTCTGCTGTGGCGGCAACAGCGGGGAAAACTCCCCCCAATATGGAGGCTGTAGGTCTGCAGGTCTGGGATCTGTCGTCGACTCCCCAAGACTGGCAATTGGAGGCGCGCGACCACATCCGTCTTCCCCACTAG TGGGAATGACTCCAAAGACCTCAGAGCAGACTCTCCCCTTCAGCACAAGAACTGGACTGCTCACTGGCTCCCCTGACATGCAGGACACCAGCAGCCCAAAG gTTAAATCAAGGATGCCAAACCGAACCAGGACAGTCCCAGACCTGAAATCCCTCGACCCATCTCCTGTTTCCCAGACCAATTTCAGCAGGAAGTCAGCCAATAAGAAGGGCCCTTTTAAAAG ATCGCTGAGCACTGGCAGGTTGTCTGACATGCTACTTAAAGCCGCCTTTGGAGCTCATCTTATTGAAGAAGGAAGTGTCGAGAGCCTCAACTGTGACAGAAGCATGGATATACCAG CTCCACCTACTGGTTATCACAGAGGCTTGCAGTTCACAGACAGCCCCCCTCCTACAATCTTCATAATGGGTTCTTCTCCCTCCAAAGGAAACACTCCTCCTGATGCTGTGGTATCTAGGATGTTTTCAG GCTCTCCCAGCTACATGAACTCAGCCTGGCTTCTCAACAGTCGTCTGCTTCAGGGAGGAAGCCGCAGAAACAGTGAGACTGAATCTATGGACGCTACTCCTCACAGCAGTCTGGTGTTTCATCCTCCGGAGCTCCCCGAAGACACACTGATGGAG CAGGCTCATACAGACGTCCTGAGTGAACTGCGTTTCATCTTGGCTTTTGTCCATTGTGTCATGGAGTTGGCTTCTTCTAAGGACCTGAGTCTTGAAACCATAAGCAGTCCTGATGTTTCCTTTCTAGAGCAGAGCTTAGTGACTGATCAGATCAGCCTTCTGAGTAAAGAATGGAG CTATGCAGAAGAATTAGTATTGTACATGAAGGCTGAGGAGTTTCTGTCATCGGCACTGCACACAGCTAAAGACAATATCAAACAAGGCCGACTCGTTCCCTCTGCTACAGTCAAACAAG TGATCAGGAAGCTGAACGAATTGTACAAGAACTGTGTGACATACTGTCGCTCACTCAATCATCGGCTGCAGACCTTCTTGCTCGACAAACAGAAACTGATGGAGCGCTTCAATGGACTCACAGCAGAGAAACTCATCTACAGTCACACCATGCACATG GTACAGTCTGCTGCTTTAGATGAGATGTTCCACTATGGCACAGCATCAGTCCAGCGCTACCACAAAGCCCTCTTGCTAATGGAGGGTCTGTCTCGAATCATCACTGAGCAAAAAGACATTGACAGCGTTGATAAAT GTAAGCAGTGTATTGAGCGACGCCTTTCTGCTCTGCAGTCTTAA